CGTACCGTTTACCACTTCAATGACATCGGTGGCCACTTTACTCATAAAGTGGCGATCGTGGCTGGTGAATATCACCGTCCCCTGAAATTTCACCAACGCATTTCCTAAGGCTTCCACTGTTTCGACATCGAGATGGTTACCTGGTTCGTCCAGAATCAATATGGAGTAGTTGCCCAGCAGAATTCCCGCCAGACACAAACGCGCCCGCTCACCCCCACTGAGAACTTTAATGGGTTTATCCAAAGCCTGTTCCTTGAACAGGAAGCTGCCTGCGACCGCCAGAATCTGCTGATTCGTCGTCCCGGGAGCCGACTCTAATTCCAGGTAGTCACGAATCGTCTGCTCCGGGGGCAATGACGTATAGACATGCTGTGCGTAACAGGCGACATTACAGTGATAGCCCCATTTAAGACTGCCGTCTAATGGTTTGAGCGAACCGGTAATGGAGCGCAGGAAGGTCGTTTTTCCCTGTCCGTTATCGCCTACAATCGCCGCCCGTGAACCATGCTCAATCTCCAGATTAATATTGTCGGCAACACGGTTCTTGGGATAACCGATTGCCAGATCATCGCAGATTAATGCAATTCCCTGTCGCTTCTCTGTTTGAGGAATGATGATGTTGACTGTCGATTCTGCTCCCTCGATCTCGGTCAGAGTCAGTCGCGCCAGCTGTTTTTCTTTACTGCGTGCCTGTGAAGCAGTATTGGCGCCTGCCTTGTTTTTTGCAATGAAAGTTTCCAATTGACGACGTTTTGCCAGTACCGTCGCATTGGTTCGTTCATCACGCTCTTTGAGGATTTCCTGATTCTCCAGATACTGATCCACATGCCCATTATACAGGGTCAGTTTCCCCCGTTTGAGTTCCAGCGTCTGATTACAGATTGCCTTGAGGAAGGTCCGATCGTGAGAAACGACGAGCACTGCGCCCCGGTAATCTTTCAAAAAATCTTCCAACAGCAGCTGTGTGCGCAGGTCAAGAAAGTTGGTGGGTTCGTCCAGCATCAGAAAATTCGGGTCATGCAGCAATAAAGCCGCCAGTTTAACCCGGGTCTGCCAACCACCGGAAAGTTCTTTGACGGGACCATTCAGAAAGCGGCCTTTCAATTCGAATTCACCAGCAACCGCACCACAACGCCAGTCGGGTTGACCACTGTCGCGCATTAGAAAATCCAGTGCACTTTCGCCAGCGTGAAACGGATCATGCTGCCTGAGATAGCCTACCCGGAGATCAGGATGACGGACGATTTGTCCACTGTCGACCGATTCTTCTTCCAACAGGATCCTCAACAAAGTGGATTTCCCGGCACCGTTTCGGCCAATGAAGCCAATTTTCTGCTCATCCGCGAGCGCAATCGATGCCTCTTTCAGAAGTTCCTGAGCACCATAACTCTTTGTCACATTTGATATTTCAATCAGCGTCGCCATCACTCATCTCTATACTTGAACGGAAAACCTCAATGTTAAGCGTATACACGAGGACAGAGAAGATAACGGGAAGACGCAATCAATTCAATTGATCATGTGTGATGGCTTCTAAACTCAAATCGACTCGCCTCATTTCCCTGTGATGCATCATGCCGGTTATGACAATATTTCTGGTCGAGAATGGACGAGAAACACTTATTTCCCACCACGCGCATCCGGTTCCTGAACTATCGTTTTAAAAATGCATCAATCTGCATTCTGAGATTATTGAAGGGTTAAATCCGGAAATGGCCCACATTTCAGACTTCAAGTGTTTCTGCTTTATCGATTATTTATGACAAATGAAACTTATTCTGATCCTGCAGCTGTTCAACAAACTGTTATAGCACCTGTAACAGCCATGGAACAACCTGCGCGCTCCAGAAACGGTTCGCAGAGGAGGCGGCAACCTGTTCCGCTTTCGATTATGGGCGGTTCTTCGGCCCCCAAAAACGCTTATATCCTGTTTCTGCTGGTGAATGTTACCTTATTCCTGAGACCGGCAGAGCTGATTCCCGCTCTAGCCAATCTGCCCATCTATGAAGTCTTGATCCTGTTATCATTTTTCTTATCCCTTGATCAAATCAAGCGAACAGTCAAACTACCGATGTTAAAACGGCAACCGATTACTCTGTGTGTCATCGGAGTCCTGGTCGCCGTTGCCATGTCACATGCTTCACACATGTATTTCTATGGCATCCACACATCAACCGTCATGTTCCTGAAAACGTTGATGTATTATCTGTTGTTGATTTGTATCATCGACTCCCCTCAGCGATTAAAAGGCCTTTTGAAAACGATTGCCATTTCATCGTCTGTCATGATCCTGCTGTGTGTGATTGATTATGTGGGAATTTTCGATTTTGAATTTATCAAACACGTCAGTGACCGCGATGGAGTTTCTGATGCAGGAGAAGTAATTCGTGTGTTCCGCATGCGAGGTACCGGGATCTTTCAGGATCCGAACGACCTGTCCGTATTGATCGTGACGACAGGCATCCTCTGCTGGTACTTTTTTAATGATCCTGCAGCAAACCCGCTGCGTTTTTTGTGGATCGTCAGCATGATCATTCTGGGAATCGGCTTGATCTATACCCGTTCCCGCGGAGGACTGTTGACACTCGGAATTGCCGGCATGGTTTTTGTTTTACCCAAGTATGGTAAAAAAGCAGCGATTGCCTGCGCTGTGGTTGGCATGGCCGGGGTAACCATTCTGGCTGGTCGACAGGGAAACATTGACCTGAATTCCGGTACCGGACATGACCGAATTCTATTGTGGCGGGAAGGCCTTTCGGCTCTCAAATCTCCGGACCTGCTGTTTGGTATCGGCGAAGGGCAGTATTCCGATCTGGCAGGATTGGCAGCCCATAACTCGTTCGTGCACGCTTTTACCGAACTGGGTCTGTTTGGAGGTACATTTTTCATCGGCTGCTTTTTCTTTGCTGCCCTGGGTTTGTATCGCCTGGCACAATTTCAAAGTAAGAGTCTCGGTAGACCCATTTTCCGTAGTCGGGAACTGGAACGGCTCTTACCCTATGTTTCGGCGATCCTGGCAGCCTGGTGTGGCGGGATGATGTCGTTATCGCGCTGCTATGTTGTTCCCACATACATGGTGGTCGGAGTTTGCGCAGCGTATCTCAATCTGGCAGGAGCCAGCCTGGCCAGGCCGACTCCACTGGTCTACTGGAATAAACAACATGTGATTTATCTGATCGGAGTGAGCATGGGAATGCTCATTGCGTTCCTTATTTTTGTACGTATTTTTGCCCATTAATATTTCATGCAGTGGTAGTACACTGAAAGTAAAACGATGAATCAACGTCGATCAGTCAAAACAAATTTATGTGCGACATGGCTCAGTCATGGAGTGAGTCTGGTAATCGGCGTATTCCTGATGCCTTACGTCCTGCATATCCTCGGGGATGCACAGTACGGTAGCTGGATCTTTATCAATGCCATTGCCGGATATTCTGGTCTCCTCTACCTGGGGTTTGGTCAGACGATCAGCCGCTACGTTGCACACTATCATGCCAGGCAGGACTGGGATCGTCTGAATCATGTATCCAATGTAATTTTTGTCATCTACCTGGGAATGGGCAGTCTGGCCTTATTAACGGCAGGAATCATCGCCTGGCTGGCACCCCACTTAAGCGACTGGGGCACAATCTCCTTATACGAAATCAGGATGGTCATTCTGATTCTGGGACTGAATGTTTTTGTCGGCATGGCAGGCAGTGTGTTTGGTGGTATCCTGATGGGCATCCAACGGTTTGACATTGAGCGCGGCGTTAATCTGACCGGTGCTCTGCTGCGACTGGCGCTGACATTGATGTTCCTGAAAGCGGAATGGGGGCTGCTGACCATTGCCCTGATTTTCTTCACAGTCACTATCGTTGAAAATATCGGTCAGTGTTATTTTGCATTCCGCCAGGTCAAGACGTTTCGCATTGGTCGTAAGTACCTGGACTGGAGCATCCTCAAAGAGTGTGGCTCATTCAGCGGCTTCGCATTTATCGATGCCATTGCCTGGACACTGATTGAAGCAACCGATTCGATTCTGATCGGAATCTTTTTCAGTCCAGCCATGATCGTCCCCTACTACATCGCGCTGCGACTCACTCAATTTATCAACATGCCAATTGCACAAATCGGAAAAGTCTTTATGCCTCGCGCAGGAGAACTACACGCCCATGGAGATCTTCGTGCATTGCAGAAACTGGTCCTGAATGGTGTTTCACTCTCCTTTCTGCTCGTCACCGGATTTTTTATCGGCGTCTGCTTCTATGGTACCACCCTGATCAATACCTGGATCGGAACGGGATACCCGGAAAGCCATGTCATTCTGATGATTTTACTGGGAGCCCGCATCGTTGCCTTACCGGTTACAACGTTCCGTTCGGTTCTGTACGGAATGGGACATGTCAAAGTTCCTTCTCTGATTTATATCAGTGAAGCTGTAGCCAATCTGATCTTGTCGTTGATTCTGATCCAGTCACTGGGTCTCATCGGCGTCGCATTGGGAACGGCAATCCCGATTATTGTTGCAGAGCTGGGAATCACCCTGCCTTATGCGATGAAGAAACTGAATATCACTACCGGTCAACTGCTGCGAACAGCGATTGCTCCCAGCCTGGCACCACTGCTGGTGCTGTTGGGCTATTCCTACTTCTTACCACACTTTTTTGAAATTCGTAATTCCTGGACCATTCTGGTGGGCGTTGCCGCCGGAGGGGGTGCCTTTCTGCTGGGCACCTGGCTGATCATTGAAAAAGGGACTTTGCTGCTACACCGCTCTGTTCCTGAATCGATTAATTCTTAGTCCTTTAGATATTTAAAATACGATGAGCATTAACATGACCACTATCAATTGCCCTGATCAAGAAATCAACCAGAATACTGAAGCTCGAACATCCGGCTCCGATACGCTGACTCTGCATATACGTGACAAAGACCAGACACAGGACTGCCTGCAAATCTGGCAAACCCTGGAAGCACAATTTGACGCCGTTCCACTGATGTGTTCCTCAGTCTGGACAGAAACCTGGATCGAACAGTATGGCGATCTGCAACCCTATTCTTTTGTGATTGCCTCTCGGAATAACACTCCCTGTGGTATCTGCCTCTTAACTGAGGGTGTCGAACAGTTTGATGGTCCGCTTCCCATTCAGACCCTGCACCTGGGAACTGCTGGAGAACCAGCAGCAGACAGTGTCTGTGTGGAATACAACTCGCTATTAATTCAACCCGCCGACCAGTCAGCATTCATGAATGCACTGGTTGAACTGCTTTCCGATAACCAGACATGGGATTCCCTGTACTTTGATGGCTTCGCCAGTGCCGAGCTCGAAGAATGGGACCTCTCAATTCCGGAAACATCAGTCCGAAAAATTGAAAGTCGCTATTTCGATCTGGAATTGATTCGTGAAGAAAAACGGGATGTAATTTCCGGTTTTGGCTATTCCACCCGGAAAAACTTACGCAAGAACATGAAGACATACGGAAACCTGACAACGGAATGGGCAGAAACCATTGAACAGGCAGAATCCATTTTCGCAGACCTGGTCTGTTTGCATCAGACCCGCTGGCAGAAAGAAGGTCAACCCGGCTCCTATGCCAGTGAACGATTTACCCGCTTTCATCAAGCGCTGATCCAGAAAATGATTCCCACCGGTCAGATGGGACTGTTTCGCGTCAAGATTGAAGACGAAGTCATTGGTTGTGTCCAGGTCCTGATCGATCGGAATCGTGTGCTCTGTTACCAGGGTGGTTCTGCTGAATATCGCGGTAAACTCAGTCCGGGAGTAATCACAGATTACCTGTGTATCGAAGAATGCTTCCAGCGCGGATTTGATGCCTATGATTTTCTCGCAGGCAACAGTCACCACAAACAGAAAATGAGTACGCACCACAGTTACCTGACCTGGGCTCACATCCAGCGTCCCCGCTGGAAGTTTACTGCACTCAATGCATTAAGAAAAATCAAACATACCATGAACCTGATTCGCAAATCAGATCAGGAA
The sequence above is a segment of the Gimesia algae genome. Coding sequences within it:
- a CDS encoding oligosaccharide flippase family protein — encoded protein: MNQRRSVKTNLCATWLSHGVSLVIGVFLMPYVLHILGDAQYGSWIFINAIAGYSGLLYLGFGQTISRYVAHYHARQDWDRLNHVSNVIFVIYLGMGSLALLTAGIIAWLAPHLSDWGTISLYEIRMVILILGLNVFVGMAGSVFGGILMGIQRFDIERGVNLTGALLRLALTLMFLKAEWGLLTIALIFFTVTIVENIGQCYFAFRQVKTFRIGRKYLDWSILKECGSFSGFAFIDAIAWTLIEATDSILIGIFFSPAMIVPYYIALRLTQFINMPIAQIGKVFMPRAGELHAHGDLRALQKLVLNGVSLSFLLVTGFFIGVCFYGTTLINTWIGTGYPESHVILMILLGARIVALPVTTFRSVLYGMGHVKVPSLIYISEAVANLILSLILIQSLGLIGVALGTAIPIIVAELGITLPYAMKKLNITTGQLLRTAIAPSLAPLLVLLGYSYFLPHFFEIRNSWTILVGVAAGGGAFLLGTWLIIEKGTLLLHRSVPESINS
- a CDS encoding GNAT family N-acetyltransferase encodes the protein MTTINCPDQEINQNTEARTSGSDTLTLHIRDKDQTQDCLQIWQTLEAQFDAVPLMCSSVWTETWIEQYGDLQPYSFVIASRNNTPCGICLLTEGVEQFDGPLPIQTLHLGTAGEPAADSVCVEYNSLLIQPADQSAFMNALVELLSDNQTWDSLYFDGFASAELEEWDLSIPETSVRKIESRYFDLELIREEKRDVISGFGYSTRKNLRKNMKTYGNLTTEWAETIEQAESIFADLVCLHQTRWQKEGQPGSYASERFTRFHQALIQKMIPTGQMGLFRVKIEDEVIGCVQVLIDRNRVLCYQGGSAEYRGKLSPGVITDYLCIEECFQRGFDAYDFLAGNSHHKQKMSTHHSYLTWAHIQRPRWKFTALNALRKIKHTMNLIRKSDQE
- a CDS encoding ABC transporter ATP-binding protein codes for the protein MATLIEISNVTKSYGAQELLKEASIALADEQKIGFIGRNGAGKSTLLRILLEEESVDSGQIVRHPDLRVGYLRQHDPFHAGESALDFLMRDSGQPDWRCGAVAGEFELKGRFLNGPVKELSGGWQTRVKLAALLLHDPNFLMLDEPTNFLDLRTQLLLEDFLKDYRGAVLVVSHDRTFLKAICNQTLELKRGKLTLYNGHVDQYLENQEILKERDERTNATVLAKRRQLETFIAKNKAGANTASQARSKEKQLARLTLTEIEGAESTVNIIIPQTEKRQGIALICDDLAIGYPKNRVADNINLEIEHGSRAAIVGDNGQGKTTFLRSITGSLKPLDGSLKWGYHCNVACYAQHVYTSLPPEQTIRDYLELESAPGTTNQQILAVAGSFLFKEQALDKPIKVLSGGERARLCLAGILLGNYSILILDEPGNHLDVETVEALGNALVKFQGTVIFTSHDRHFMSKVATDVIEVVNGTVKSYEGDYDAYLYRVKKEVAEGHREQNQASIAKQEEKNVAPREKGLGGKIKNARKELSAIERKIAQLDEQRNEINKKFLKATSPEQAQELHDEMQPLVEEIGELEVRWMELYEFLEQ
- a CDS encoding O-antigen ligase family protein, with the protein product MEQPARSRNGSQRRRQPVPLSIMGGSSAPKNAYILFLLVNVTLFLRPAELIPALANLPIYEVLILLSFFLSLDQIKRTVKLPMLKRQPITLCVIGVLVAVAMSHASHMYFYGIHTSTVMFLKTLMYYLLLICIIDSPQRLKGLLKTIAISSSVMILLCVIDYVGIFDFEFIKHVSDRDGVSDAGEVIRVFRMRGTGIFQDPNDLSVLIVTTGILCWYFFNDPAANPLRFLWIVSMIILGIGLIYTRSRGGLLTLGIAGMVFVLPKYGKKAAIACAVVGMAGVTILAGRQGNIDLNSGTGHDRILLWREGLSALKSPDLLFGIGEGQYSDLAGLAAHNSFVHAFTELGLFGGTFFIGCFFFAALGLYRLAQFQSKSLGRPIFRSRELERLLPYVSAILAAWCGGMMSLSRCYVVPTYMVVGVCAAYLNLAGASLARPTPLVYWNKQHVIYLIGVSMGMLIAFLIFVRIFAH